The following coding sequences are from one Nicotiana tabacum cultivar K326 chromosome 1, ASM71507v2, whole genome shotgun sequence window:
- the LOC142163166 gene encoding putative LRR receptor-like serine/threonine-protein kinase At3g47570, with protein sequence MEIGPLNNLGKLDVSNNMLSGKIPSIIYSSLRGLEKLDLSRTNFSGQNPRFLQQISLKKLNLSLNQFEGQFPTEGVFSNATAISITVNKNLCGGIPELKLPTCPNTEPKGRDKSSSIKLMIPLLSGLLAQVLIMYLVIIFRLKKAKKESPLISSPTWGFLLRVTHENLFSATNGFSSANFIGNGSFSSIYEGVLDLGERLVAVKVINIDQRGAFKSFMSECEALRNIRHRNH encoded by the exons ATGGAAATTGGACCTCTAAACAATCTTGGGAAACTGGATGTTTCTAATAACATGTTGTCGGGGAAAATTCCTAGTATCATATATAG TTCTTTGAGAGGTCTTGAGAAGTTGGATCTTTCTCGCACAAATTTCTCCGGCCAGAATCCAAGATTTCTGCAGCAAATTTctctaaaaaaattaaatttgtctTTAAATCAGTTCGAAGGTCAATTTCCAACTGAAGGGGTTTTCAGTAATGCAACTGCAATCTCCATAACTGTTAATAAGAACCTTTGCGGAGGTATACCAGAATTGAAGTTGCCAACATGTCCAAACACTGAACCTAAGGGAAGAGATAAATCCAGTAGCATTAAGTTAATGATCCCTCTACTTTCTGGACTTCTAGCACAGGTCTTGATAATGTATTTAGTCATAATCTTTCGGTTAAAAAAGGCAAAGAAAGAGTCGCCTTTAATATCTTCACCTACATGGGGGTTTCTTTTGAGAGTTACTCATGAGAACTTATTTAGTGCAACAAATGGATTCTCTTCTGCTAATTTTATTGGGAATGGTAGCTTTAGTTCTATTTACGAAGGGGTACTTGATCTAGGTGAACGATTAGTTGCGGTGAAAGTGATTAACATTGACCAACGAGGGGCTTTTAAGAGCTTCATGTCTGAGTGTGAGGCCCTGAGAAACATTAGGCATCGAAATCACTGA